A single window of Camarhynchus parvulus chromosome 9, STF_HiC, whole genome shotgun sequence DNA harbors:
- the FAM43A gene encoding protein FAM43A, translating into MLPWKRSKVELAAGEARRQSKPKGYAVSVHYSALTSLARACPESALHRVGSMFRSKRRKFRVTSEDPTYTVLYLGNATTIQSKGEGCTDLAVCKIWSKSEAGRQGTKMKLTISAQGIRMAHAEDKGLRRPGHLYLLHRVTYCVADPRLPRVFAWIYRHELKHKAVMLRCHAVLVSKPEKAKAMALLLYQTSATALAEFRRLKKRDDARHQQQQLVGEQSIPLVPLRKLLNGQCCYKPPVERSRSAPKLGSITEDLLGEEQEERAMHCDCEDILEALGEPEGELLRPSPGRGESPELGQLLRDLGELSLGNDLRSLRADLRVRRLLSGESTGSESSLESGGTDGAAPPGSDAEQPPPGDPETG; encoded by the coding sequence ATGCTGCCCTGGAAGCGGAGCAAGGTGGAGCTGGCGGCGGGCGAGGCGCGGCGGCAGAGCAAGCCCAAGGGGTACGCGGTGAGCGTGCACTACTCGGCCCTCACCTCGCTGGCCCGCGCCTGCCCCGAGAGCGCCCTGCACCGCGTGGGCAGCATGTTCCGCTCCAAGCGGCGGAAATTTCGCGTTACCAGCGAAGACCCCACGTACACTGTGCTCTACCTGGGCAACGCCACCACTATCCAGTCCAAAGGTGAGGGCTGCACCGACTTGGCCGTCTGCAAGATTTGGAGCAAGAGCGAGGCGGGCCGGCAGGGCACCAAGATGAAGCTGACCATCAGCGCGCAGGGCATCCGCATGGCCCACGCCGAAGACAAGGGGCTGCGCCGGCCCGGCCACCTCTACCTGCTGCACCGGGTCACCTACTGCGTGGCCGACCCGCGCCTGCCCCGTGTTTTCGCCTGGATCTACCGCCACGAGCTGAAGCACAAGGCGGTGATGCTGCGCTGCCACGCCGTGCTGGTCTCCAAGCCCGAGAAGGCGAAGGCCATGGCCCTGTTGCTCTACCAGACTTCGGCCACGGCACTGGCCGAGTTCCGCCGGCTGAAGAAGCGGGACGACGCGcggcaccagcagcagcagctggtgggcGAGCAGAGCATCCCGCTGGTGCCGCTGCGCAAGCTGCTCAACGGGCAGTGCTGCTACAAGCCGCCGGTAGAGCGGAGCCGCAGCGCGCCCAAGCTGGGCTCCATCACGGAGGACCTACTGGGCGAGGAGCAGGAAGAGCGGGCCATGCACTGCGACTGCGAAGACATCCTGGAAGCGCTGGGCGAGCCCGAGGGCGAGCTGCTGCGCCCCAGCCCCGGCCGCGGcgagagcccagagctgggccagCTCCTCCGCGACCTGGGCGAGCTCAGCCTGGGCAACGATCTGCGCTCGCTGCGCGCCGACCTGCGCGTCCGCCGCCTGCTTTCTGGGGAAAGCACGGGCAGCGAGTCCTCCCTGGAGAGCGGCGGCACGGAcggggccgccccgcccggcAGCGACGCCGAGCAGCCGCCCCCCGGCGACCCCGAGACCGGCTGA